Proteins from a genomic interval of Methanofollis sp.:
- a CDS encoding DUF2341 domain-containing protein, producing MRNAAIAPVADFSANVKNGETPLTVQFTDTSTGLLTVWSWDFGDNSTSSEQSPDHTYTTPGIYTVSLTVANDYGSNTATKTSFIRAGRCEYSQNISFSTGDTAVYQQDVVVHRTDGTAYEEEADGLKVWHIFVGDRCREDYGDVRFADVNGTPRAYYLWPDFTSEQARFHVRLENADQPGTLMVRYGDPAATTTSDGSATYLLFDQFDDPAVDSTKWEVVQNNGISVNSGKLHVSSGSRNFAEIFSRAQVPSGIIVQFRIQSRTYSTSLGLGNRDYTGNGSSIGLENYASNYQSAIYSGKTQGAAIWGPPRTWGRSSEGDVIPDVPSGYYTEEFVIAPDESLKERRDGGAWTVSSRYAGVSGPKPLQLVHYRGYGPMDLDYILVRTYSAAPPAATNFKPVASFTANTTSGHAPLTVQFNDTSLNSPSAWTWDFGDGGTSTEQNPVYTYETEGTYTVNLTATNSYDSSTCVKTDYITVGSGAPIGNFTVNVMNGYVPLRVQFTDTSTVNPSAWSWDFGDGATSTDQHPVHTYANVGNYTVSLTVTNNYGSDIETKADYIYAGKSEYSQNISYTAGDTAVYQQDVVVHRTDGTAYEEIGNGTNTWHLYVVDRCKADYGDVRFKDAVGNEFAYYLWPDFDNSSARFCVRLEGADQPGTLAVYYGNPAATTTSDGSATYLLYDNFDGPENAAPDPDLWESVKKGSSSATVNLDGNGNLLLAGAPNVISSGNAWTKPLLSRGVIIEYRDSVSAKEYSDTCYGKGGVSGVFDKGANTWWHTGLFEAYATWVQNAQVAGSCDIRRTHVSTEGDTEVLGATTSALYPSLNTFYTHRFEVQDADLNIYRDGTLIASASDTTYSGDGFRLLLSQGEYKTGLGGTRTIDYVLIRTYSATPPSATNLKPGANFTANTTEGNAPLTVQFNDTSTGSPTSWSWTFGDNTTSTVQHPTHTYIEAGNYTVTLTATNAAGSDDEMEIDYIVVGEPAAPDLTVSTLTPNCGQVFSAAGNTYTAKITNIGNADAGAFSVGFNVSGT from the coding sequence GTGAGAAATGCAGCGATTGCTCCGGTCGCGGACTTCAGCGCCAACGTGAAGAACGGTGAAACGCCGCTCACTGTTCAGTTCACCGACACCTCGACCGGCCTCCTGACCGTCTGGTCCTGGGACTTCGGTGATAATTCAACATCATCCGAACAGAGTCCGGACCACACCTACACCACGCCGGGCATCTATACTGTCAGCCTCACTGTCGCGAATGACTATGGCAGCAACACCGCGACAAAGACCAGCTTCATCCGTGCGGGTCGGTGTGAGTATTCCCAGAACATCTCCTTCAGTACCGGTGACACGGCAGTGTATCAGCAGGATGTTGTCGTCCACCGGACGGACGGCACGGCCTATGAGGAGGAGGCAGACGGCCTGAAGGTCTGGCATATCTTCGTCGGGGATCGGTGCCGGGAGGATTATGGGGATGTGCGGTTTGCCGACGTCAACGGAACGCCGCGGGCATACTACCTCTGGCCGGACTTTACCTCCGAACAGGCACGGTTCCATGTTCGCCTGGAAAACGCGGATCAACCGGGGACGCTGATGGTCCGGTATGGGGATCCTGCAGCAACGACAACGAGCGACGGGAGTGCAACATATCTCCTTTTCGACCAATTTGACGATCCGGCAGTGGATTCAACAAAATGGGAGGTCGTTCAGAACAACGGGATCTCCGTAAACTCCGGGAAACTCCATGTATCGTCTGGATCGCGAAACTTTGCCGAGATCTTCTCTCGCGCACAGGTACCCTCCGGTATAATCGTTCAGTTTAGAATCCAGTCGCGTACATATTCTACCTCACTTGGTCTTGGAAATAGGGATTATACCGGTAACGGTTCCTCGATAGGCCTTGAAAACTATGCTTCGAATTATCAATCTGCGATCTACTCCGGAAAAACGCAAGGGGCTGCCATATGGGGCCCGCCGAGAACCTGGGGCCGCAGTTCAGAGGGAGATGTTATCCCGGATGTGCCGAGTGGGTATTACACCGAGGAGTTTGTTATTGCTCCTGATGAATCTCTTAAAGAGCGGCGGGACGGAGGAGCATGGACTGTCTCGTCGCGGTATGCGGGAGTGAGCGGTCCAAAACCTCTCCAGTTAGTGCATTATAGAGGATACGGGCCGATGGACCTGGATTACATCCTCGTCCGCACCTACAGTGCCGCACCGCCAGCCGCCACCAATTTCAAGCCGGTCGCGAGCTTCACCGCAAACACGACGAGCGGTCATGCCCCGCTGACGGTACAGTTCAACGACACGTCGCTCAATTCCCCATCTGCCTGGACATGGGACTTCGGGGACGGCGGTACGTCGACCGAGCAGAACCCGGTCTATACCTACGAGACCGAGGGCACCTACACGGTGAACCTCACCGCCACGAACAGTTATGACAGCAGCACCTGCGTGAAGACCGATTACATAACAGTCGGCAGTGGAGCGCCTATCGGGAATTTCACGGTGAACGTGATGAACGGTTATGTCCCGCTGAGGGTCCAGTTCACCGACACTTCAACCGTTAACCCGTCTGCCTGGTCCTGGGATTTCGGCGACGGCGCCACCTCAACCGATCAGCACCCGGTCCATACCTATGCAAATGTCGGCAATTACACGGTGAGCCTGACGGTCACAAACAACTACGGTAGTGACATCGAGACAAAGGCCGATTACATCTACGCAGGCAAGAGCGAGTATTCCCAGAATATCTCCTATACTGCCGGTGACACGGCAGTGTATCAGCAGGACGTTGTGGTCCACCGGACGGACGGCACGGCGTATGAAGAGATCGGGAACGGGACGAATACCTGGCATCTCTACGTCGTCGACCGCTGCAAAGCGGATTATGGTGACGTCCGTTTCAAGGACGCTGTGGGTAATGAATTCGCCTACTACCTCTGGCCGGACTTCGACAACAGCAGCGCCCGTTTCTGCGTGCGGCTGGAGGGGGCGGACCAACCCGGGACGCTGGCGGTCTACTACGGGAACCCGGCAGCAACGACAACGAGTGACGGGAGCGCAACGTACCTCCTTTACGACAACTTCGACGGCCCAGAGAATGCCGCTCCCGACCCTGACCTCTGGGAGAGCGTGAAGAAGGGTTCCTCCTCTGCAACTGTTAATCTGGACGGGAACGGAAACCTCCTCCTCGCCGGTGCGCCGAACGTCATCTCTTCCGGGAACGCCTGGACAAAGCCGCTCCTCTCCCGCGGGGTGATCATCGAGTACCGAGACAGTGTCTCTGCCAAAGAATACTCTGATACGTGCTATGGGAAGGGAGGAGTGAGCGGAGTCTTCGACAAGGGTGCTAACACGTGGTGGCACACCGGACTCTTCGAGGCATACGCGACCTGGGTTCAGAATGCACAGGTGGCAGGGTCTTGCGACATTAGAAGAACGCACGTATCAACCGAGGGTGACACTGAAGTTCTGGGAGCGACTACGTCCGCGCTCTACCCCTCTCTCAACACCTTCTACACCCACCGTTTCGAGGTTCAGGACGCTGATCTGAATATCTATCGAGATGGAACCCTGATTGCTTCTGCCTCGGATACTACATATTCCGGCGACGGGTTCAGACTCCTCCTCAGCCAGGGAGAGTACAAAACCGGGCTTGGCGGCACTCGCACCATCGACTACGTCCTCATCCGCACTTACAGCGCCACGCCACCCTCAGCCACCAATCTTAAGCCGGGCGCGAATTTCACCGCAAACACGACAGAGGGTAATGCCCCGCTGACGGTACAGTTCAACGACACCTCGACCGGCAGCCCGACTTCGTGGTCGTGGACCTTCGGGGACAACACGACCTCGACGGTTCAGCATCCGACCCACACCTACATAGAGGCCGGAAACTACACGGTGACGCTGACTGCGACGAACGCCGCCGGGAGTGACGATGAGATGGAGATCGATTACATCGTTGTCGGTGAACCCGCCGCACCCGACCTGACGGTCTCGACCCTCACGCCGAACTGCGGCCAGGTCTTCTCCGCCGCCGGGAACACGTACACCGCAAAGATCACGAACATCGGTAATGCCGACGCCGGCGCCTTCTCCGTCGGTTTCAACGTGAGCGGCACGA